From the Micromonospora echinofusca genome, the window GCGCAGCTCGGCGAGACGCTCGGGGGTCAGCACCTCTGCGGTGACCGGGACACGTCGGGACATCCTCACGACCGTATCCCCCTCCCGTGGCACCACGCTCAACTTGTCCACCAACCGCGCCACCGCGCCGGACCGCGGCTCGTACCGCCCGTCGGGCAGCGGACGCACCGGGAGGAGGTCCACCCGCAGGTGCCGCCTGCCGTCGGCGGGATCACCGACGAGGACGAACGCCACCTCCGCCCCGCCGGCCGAGTGCAGCAGGTCGCGGGCCACCTCGCTGAGCGCCGTGGCGATGCGTACCTGGTCCTGGTGTTCCAGCCCCACCGCGGCGGCGACCTCGCGGCCCCGCTGCCGGACGACGAAGATGTCGTGTTCGACCCGCAGCGCCATCGTCAGCAGGGGCGCCCCGGCGGGCCCGGTCACGACCATCCCCGCGCGACCAGGACGCACGCGTCGTCGCGACGCGTGCCGGCGTCCCGCAGCAGCGTCGCGGCCACCACCAGGGGCGACCGGTCGACGAGACCGGGATAGTCGGCGAGCTGCCAGCGGTCGACCACCCCGTCACTGTGCATGACCAGCAGGGTGTCGGCCTCGAAGGGGTAGTCGTACTCCCGGATCGGGGGGCGCTGGTGCCCGGCGATGCCGGGCAGCGAGACCAGGCCCCGCCGCTTGCCGTCGGCGCCGATCACGGCGGCGGAGATGTTGCCCAGCCCCGAGTAGCGCAGCACGCCGGCCGACGGATCCGGCTCGGCCACCGCGAGCGCCGCGCCCCGGGTGTGCGACATCGAGCGGTGCAGGTGCGCGACGACCGCCGCCGGCGCCCCCGCCGGTGCCTTACGGAACGCGTCGAGCGCGGCGTCGGTGGCGGCGGAGGCGAGCGGCCCGTGTCCCAGGCCGTCGCAGACCAGCACCTGACGACGGCCCTCGACGATCCGCCACGCGTACCCGTCGCCACTGACCGACTCCCCGGCCAGCGGCCGGCTGAGCGCGCCGACCCAGGGCCACCGCTCGTGCCCGCCGGGGCGGTTCGGCCAGATCTGCACGGCCAGCACCGTGCCGCGCTCCGGTCGGGAGTAGCCGTCGAACCAGGTGGCCTGCCGGACGATCGCGCCGAGGCCGATGCCGAGCGTCCCGGCGGTGGAGTGCCCGTCCTGGGAGGAGGCGGTGAGGTCGGCCATCCCCGGCCCGGTGTCGAGGGCGACCAGTTCCACACCGGCCTCCCCGTCGCGCCGCACCGGACGCAGCAGCAGGACACCGTCGTCGGCGTGCTTGACCAGGTTGCTGGTCAGCTCGGCGGCGACGATGGCCAGGTCGGCGGTGCGGTCGGCACCCAGATCGAGCTGGACGCCGAGCCGCTCGGCGGCCCGACGCACCGTGCTGGCCGCGCTGCCGTTCTCGACCCGGAACCAGACTCCGCGGTCGGAGACCGCGTCGTCGTTCATCGGGACCACTTGGTGACCGTGATCCTGGTTCCCTCACCAACGGCGGTCTGGATGTCGAACTCGTCGACGAGCCGGCGTGCGCCGCTGAGCCCGAGACCGAGCCCGCCGCCGGTGGTGTAGCCGTCGGTCAGCGCCAGGTCGAGGTCGGCGATGCCCGGGCCGGAGTCGGCGAAGACGATCCGCACGCCCCGCCGCCGGCCGTTGTCGACCGTGGCCACCTCGACCGTGCCGCCGCCGCCGTACACCAGGGTGTTGCGGGCCAGCTCGCTCGCCGCGGTGACGACCTTGGTCTGGTCGACCAGCGAGAGCTTGACGGCCACCGACACCGTACGCACCAGCTGTCGGACGCGTACCACGTCCTCGTCGCTGCGGATCGCCTGCGCCTGCGGCTGGCCCAGGTCGACTCCGGCGGTCATGACAACGCCGTCGTCTCGGCGTCCGGTTCGTCGTCGAACGCGAGCTCGTCGGCGTGGGCCGCCGCGATCAACTCCATGCCCCGCTCGACGTTGAGCGCCGTCCGGATGCCGTTGAGCGACAGGCCCAGCTCGACCAGGGTGATGGCGACGGCGGGACGCATGCCGACCACGACCGTCTCCGCGTCGAGCACCTTGGAGATCGAGGCGATGGTCGACAGCATCCGCCCGACGAAGGAGTCGACGATGTCCAGGGCGGTGATGTCGATGATCACACCGTGGCAGCCGGTGGCGACGATCCGCTCCGCGAGGTCCTCCTGGAGCTGGACCGCCGTCTGGTCGGACATGTCGACCTGGATGGAGACCAGCAGGATGTCGCCGATCTTGAGGATCGGCACCCGTTCCATCAGGCCTCCCGGCGCTGGCGGCGGCCGGTCTCGACCCCGGTGAGCCGGAGCACGTGCCGCAACGCGTCGGCGAGGCTGGCCTTGGTGGCGATGTCGCCGAACTCGATGCCCAGCGCCACGATGGTCTGCGCGATCTGCGGCCGGATGCCGGAGATGATGCAGTCGGCGCCCATCAGCCGGGCGGCCACCACGGTCTTGAGGACGTGCTGGGCGACCTGGGTGTCCACCGCCGGTACGCCGGTGATGTCGATGATCGCGTAGGGCGAGCCGGTGTCGACCAGGGTCTGGAGCAGCCGCTCCATCACCACCTGGGCCCGGGCCGAGTCGAGGGTGCCGACCAGCGGCACGGCGACCACGCCCTCCCAGAGCTTCACCACCGGGGTGGACAGCTCCAGCAACTGCTCCGCCTGGTCGGCGATGAGGCTCTCGCGGGTGCGCACGAAGCTCTCGAAGGTGAACAGACCCATCTGGTCGATCAGCCCGGAGAAGGCGACGTAGTCGCGCAGCCTCTCGGAGCCGCCCTCGGCCTCCAGCAGCTCCAGCAGCACCTCCTTCAGCGCGAACACGCTGATCGCGGTCTCGGAGGCGGAGAAGCCCTGCCGGGCGCGCCCCCTGGACAGCTCGGAGAGCACGGCGCGCAGCTCCGTGGCCTGCTCTGAGTCCAGGTCGACGGCGCCCTGCTCACTCGCAGTGATCATGCTAGAGTGCAGCTCCTGCACCTGCCGACGCAGCTCGCCCTGGCTGAGCCGCCCGCGCAGGGACGCGGCGACGATCTCCGTCCAGCGCTGCGTGACCCGCTCGGCGTGACCGGTCAGCAGACCGGCCAGCCGGTTGCCTTCCTCCGTGCTCAACGCCATGGTGAACCCCCTTCGACCTCGACGGCGGACTCTATCACCGGAGGCCGGAGCGCTAGTTGCCGCAGGGCAAACGAATGAGCACGGCCACCGGATACCGCCTCCCGTTCTGCGTACCACCCCGATGGTGGGATACCGTTTCCCCGATAACAGGAGGTCTGGCGAATGTCCTTGACGGTGCACACGGAACAGCGCGGCGACGTGGTCGTCGTCTCGGTCGCGGGCGAGCTGGACATGGCGACCGCACCGCAGCTTCAGGACCAGATCACCGACCTGCTCGACAAGGGTCGCAGCCGACTCGTCTTCGATCTGGCGAACGTCTCGTTCTGCGACTCCACGGGGCTGTCGGTGTTCGTCCGGGCCAAGAACAGCTGCGACGAGGCCGGCGGCGTGGTGCGGCTGGCCGCCCCGCAGCGGGGCGTGCTGCGCATCCTCGAGGTGAGCGGCCTCGTCGAGGTGCTGCACACCTACCCCACGGTCGAGCAGGCCGTGGCCGGCGACCCCACGCCCGCCACCTCCTGACGGTTCCCCTCACGCCTCGTCCTCGATGTGCCGGGGACGGGCGATCACCATGCCCGCGCCGGTCTGCACGGCGAGTGCCACCAGCAGGAACCCGATCGGGACGGTCCACCCGCCGGTGGTCCCGTAGAGGATGCCCACGAGCAGCGGCCCCAGCGCGGCGATGAGATACCCGACGCTCTGGCTGAACGCGGAGAGCGCCACCGTCCCCTCGGCGGTGCGCGCGCGCAGCCCGATGGTGGCCAGGATCATCGGGAAGGCGCTCTGCCCGATCGCGAGCAGCACCACCCAGAGCAGCGCCCCGTCGTGCGGCGCGACGGCCATCCCGACGTAGGCGAGGGCCATCGCGGCGGAGAGCGTCAGCACCAGCGGGTGCAGGGTGCGCAGCCGCCCGGCCAGGGTGGGCATCAGCAGCGCGATCGGCACGCCCAGGGCGGTCACGCCGGCGAGCAGCAGGCCCGCGTCCTGCGGTCGGTAGCCGGCGTCGCGGAAGAGCTGGGCCAGCCAGCCCATGATCGCGTAGGCGCCGAGCGACTGCGTCCCGAAGTAGACCGCCATCGCCCAGCCGAGCCGGGTCCGCCCGGGCCGGATCCGCCCGGGGCGGGACGCCGCCGCCGTCGGGGTCGCCGCCCGTCGGGCCGCGCGCGCCCGCAGCGCCAGGGGCACCCACGGGAGTACGGCCACCATGGCCAGCCCGGCCCAGACGGCGAGCCCGGCCCGCCAGGTGCCGAAGAGGTGCGCCACGGGCACCGCCGCCGCGGCGGCCACCGTCGCGCCCACCGTCAGCGTCATCGAGTACGCCCCGGTGACCAGTCCGATGCGGTGCGGGAAGTACTGCTTGACCAGGAGCGGGAGCAGGACGTTCGCCACCGCGATCCCGGCCAGCGCGAGGGCGCTGCCGGCGATGAAGACCAGCGCGGAGTCCGTGCCGACCCGGACGAGCTGCCCGGCGGCGAGGATCAGCATCGCCACCACCAGCACCCGGGCCGGGGAGTGCCGGCGGACGAGCCGGGGCGTGAGCGACCCGAAGACGGCGAAGGCCACCGCGGGCAGGGTGGTCACGACCCCGGCCAGCGCCCCGGAGAGGGCCAGGCCGCCGCGTACCTCGTCGAGCAGGGCGCCGAGGCTGGTGATGGCGGCCCGCAGGTTGAGCGCCACGAGCAGCATGCCGACGAGCACGAGCAGCCCACCGGCGACCGGTCCGGCCGGCGCGGGGGTGGCGCCGACGGGGCCGGCGGCAGGAGCCGTCGCATCCGCCGGCGCGGGCACGTCGTCCGGCCCGGCGATCGTCTCCCGCGCGGAACGCGGCGAGGTTCCGGCGTCGACAGCGGCGGTGGTTGGCGGGGTCATGCGTCCGAACCTACAATCATGGGATGAATTCCTGGCGGGTGTTGTAACCAGTGCCACCGTCGGTTGATTCCGCCGCCGCGCCGCCCCGGGGGCACCGGGTGCGGCAGACCATCGCGCAGCTCAGGGAGCGGATCCTCGGTGGCGAGTGGGCTGTCGGCGGACGGATCCCCACCGAGCCGCAACTCGTCGCGGCGCTCGGCGTGGGGCGCAACACCGTCCGCGAGGCGGTACGGGCGCTGGTGCACGCCGGGGTGCTGGAGTGCCGGCAGGGCTCCGGGACGTACGTGGTGTCGACCGACGAGCTGGCCCCGGTGGTGGCCAGACGGCTCACCGCCGACCGGATGGCCGAGGTGGTCGAGGTGCGCCGCGCCTTCGAGGTGGAGGCCGCCCGGCTCGCCGCGCTGAGGCGTACGGCCGAGGACCTGGCGGCCCTGGACGGCGCGCTCGCCGCCCGCGAGGCGGCCTGGCGCGACGGCCGGTTCGACGAGTTCGTGGCGGCCGACGCGGCGCTGCACACCGCCGTGGTCGCGGCGGCGCACAACGGCATGCTCGCCGAGCTGTACGCCTCGGTCGGCACCGCGCTGCACAGCACGATCGCCCAGTCGATGGGCGGCGCGCTGGAGCCGGAGCGCTACGCCGACCACTCCCGGCTGGTCGAGGCGATCCGGGCCGGCGATGCGGACCGGGCGGCGATCGAGGCCGGCGCTTTTCTGGAGCCCACGCCCGGGGCATAGGTTGTGCCGGACGAAAGACCGGACACCTCGGGAGTACGGATGTTCAAGGGCTTCAAAGAATTCATCATGCGCGGGAACGTCGTCGACCTGGCGGTCGGTGTCGTCATCGGCGCCGCGTTCACGGGCGTGGTCACCCAGCTCACCAAGTCGTTCCTGGAACCGCTGATCCGGGTCTTCGTGCTGCTCATCACCGGCAGCGACAAGGGCCTGGCCGGCACCGCGCCGATGTTCCGCGGCATCGCCTTCGACTGGATCGCGTTCGTCAACGCGCTGATCACGTTCCTGCTCACCGCGGCGGCGCTCTACTTCCTCGTGGTGTTCCCGATGAACAAGCTGGCCGAGCGGCGCAAGCGGGGCGAGGAGCCGCCGCCGAAGGCGCCGAGCGAGGAGGTCAGGCTGCTCACCGAGATCCGCGACGCCCTGGTCGCCGCCGGGCACACCACCC encodes:
- a CDS encoding STAS domain-containing protein; the protein is MERVPILKIGDILLVSIQVDMSDQTAVQLQEDLAERIVATGCHGVIIDITALDIVDSFVGRMLSTIASISKVLDAETVVVGMRPAVAITLVELGLSLNGIRTALNVERGMELIAAAHADELAFDDEPDAETTALS
- a CDS encoding STAS domain-containing protein, which encodes MALSTEEGNRLAGLLTGHAERVTQRWTEIVAASLRGRLSQGELRRQVQELHSSMITASEQGAVDLDSEQATELRAVLSELSRGRARQGFSASETAISVFALKEVLLELLEAEGGSERLRDYVAFSGLIDQMGLFTFESFVRTRESLIADQAEQLLELSTPVVKLWEGVVAVPLVGTLDSARAQVVMERLLQTLVDTGSPYAIIDITGVPAVDTQVAQHVLKTVVAARLMGADCIISGIRPQIAQTIVALGIEFGDIATKASLADALRHVLRLTGVETGRRQRREA
- a CDS encoding FadR/GntR family transcriptional regulator, which translates into the protein MPPSVDSAAAPPRGHRVRQTIAQLRERILGGEWAVGGRIPTEPQLVAALGVGRNTVREAVRALVHAGVLECRQGSGTYVVSTDELAPVVARRLTADRMAEVVEVRRAFEVEAARLAALRRTAEDLAALDGALAAREAAWRDGRFDEFVAADAALHTAVVAAAHNGMLAELYASVGTALHSTIAQSMGGALEPERYADHSRLVEAIRAGDADRAAIEAGAFLEPTPGA
- a CDS encoding MFS transporter; this encodes MTPPTTAAVDAGTSPRSARETIAGPDDVPAPADATAPAAGPVGATPAPAGPVAGGLLVLVGMLLVALNLRAAITSLGALLDEVRGGLALSGALAGVVTTLPAVAFAVFGSLTPRLVRRHSPARVLVVAMLILAAGQLVRVGTDSALVFIAGSALALAGIAVANVLLPLLVKQYFPHRIGLVTGAYSMTLTVGATVAAAAAVPVAHLFGTWRAGLAVWAGLAMVAVLPWVPLALRARAARRAATPTAAASRPGRIRPGRTRLGWAMAVYFGTQSLGAYAIMGWLAQLFRDAGYRPQDAGLLLAGVTALGVPIALLMPTLAGRLRTLHPLVLTLSAAMALAYVGMAVAPHDGALLWVVLLAIGQSAFPMILATIGLRARTAEGTVALSAFSQSVGYLIAALGPLLVGILYGTTGGWTVPIGFLLVALAVQTGAGMVIARPRHIEDEA
- a CDS encoding SpoIIE family protein phosphatase; the encoded protein is MNDDAVSDRGVWFRVENGSAASTVRRAAERLGVQLDLGADRTADLAIVAAELTSNLVKHADDGVLLLRPVRRDGEAGVELVALDTGPGMADLTASSQDGHSTAGTLGIGLGAIVRQATWFDGYSRPERGTVLAVQIWPNRPGGHERWPWVGALSRPLAGESVSGDGYAWRIVEGRRQVLVCDGLGHGPLASAATDAALDAFRKAPAGAPAAVVAHLHRSMSHTRGAALAVAEPDPSAGVLRYSGLGNISAAVIGADGKRRGLVSLPGIAGHQRPPIREYDYPFEADTLLVMHSDGVVDRWQLADYPGLVDRSPLVVAATLLRDAGTRRDDACVLVARGWS
- a CDS encoding STAS domain-containing protein, whose amino-acid sequence is MSLTVHTEQRGDVVVVSVAGELDMATAPQLQDQITDLLDKGRSRLVFDLANVSFCDSTGLSVFVRAKNSCDEAGGVVRLAAPQRGVLRILEVSGLVEVLHTYPTVEQAVAGDPTPATS
- a CDS encoding ATP-binding protein; translation: MTAGVDLGQPQAQAIRSDEDVVRVRQLVRTVSVAVKLSLVDQTKVVTAASELARNTLVYGGGGTVEVATVDNGRRRGVRIVFADSGPGIADLDLALTDGYTTGGGLGLGLSGARRLVDEFDIQTAVGEGTRITVTKWSR
- the mscL gene encoding large conductance mechanosensitive channel protein MscL; translated protein: MFKGFKEFIMRGNVVDLAVGVVIGAAFTGVVTQLTKSFLEPLIRVFVLLITGSDKGLAGTAPMFRGIAFDWIAFVNALITFLLTAAALYFLVVFPMNKLAERRKRGEEPPPKAPSEEVRLLTEIRDALVAAGHTTPGQQRGALDDVLGRREEPPTPR